The DNA sequence ATGTAGTAGCAATAGTTGAATTAATAGAAGGAGCCAAAATAACAACCCAAATAGTTGACTGTAATTCAAAAGACGTTGAAATAGGCAGTGAAGTCGAATTAGTCTTTAGAAAAATAAAAGAAGAAGGCGATGATGGAGTGATCTCATATGGATACAAATTTAAACTCAAAGAATGATAAAATAGGCATTTTACTTGTAGGACATGGAAGCAGACTACCATATGGAAAAGACGTTGTAAGCAGACTTGCAGAAATGTATAAAGAAAATAATTCAAATTACCTCGTTGAAGTGGGATTCATGAATATATCCAAACCTTCAATTCCCTCTGCATTAAATAAGCTTGCAGATGAAGGTGTCCAGAAAATCATTGTTACACCTGTCTTTTTAGCTCATGGTGTTCACACAAAACAGGATATTCCCAAGATTCTTGGTTTAAATAACGGTCACGATGATTCACATGGTCACAGCCATGGGCATGACCATCATCATGAAGAAGAGGTTGAAGAAATTAAATTTGACGGCGAAATTATCTACACTGAGCCTCTTGGCGCTGATTTAAGGCTTGTAGATATAATAAAAGATAGGGTTAATAATGCCCTTTAATTATCTTTTTTTAAATAAATTAAAAAGGTTTAAAAATGCCCCTTAAAGTTTCTGATATTGGGGAAAAAGGATTAATAAAGAGAATTCTTAAAAAATCCAATAAAAATATAATTAAATCTTCTTTTTTTGATGATATTTCTATTAAAAGCTTGAATGATGATGCAGCACTTATTAATTTTGGAGATCAGTATTTAGTTGCAACATCTGACATGTTATCTAAATCTGCTCATTTTCCTGATGAAATGATTTTTAAACAAGTTG is a window from the Methanobacterium sp. genome containing:
- the cfbA gene encoding sirohydrochlorin nickelochelatase — translated: MDTNLNSKNDKIGILLVGHGSRLPYGKDVVSRLAEMYKENNSNYLVEVGFMNISKPSIPSALNKLADEGVQKIIVTPVFLAHGVHTKQDIPKILGLNNGHDDSHGHSHGHDHHHEEEVEEIKFDGEIIYTEPLGADLRLVDIIKDRVNNAL